From a region of the Oryza sativa Japonica Group chromosome 6, ASM3414082v1 genome:
- the LOC107277995 gene encoding uncharacterized protein, which yields MAVPLPEPAAAMADVNCRCSRVVYVGNIAFHATEAELRDACELIGPVRSLRLAALDPATNKRKGYAFVEYADDETARSALRNLHGHLLRGRELRVGLAARPSIRRRGGGGGGEREPVGMEDAVHAASLVVSGRPLASVTRYLAARSRQEVREMVAALEATEQLKIPGLGTAMEQAQRLLEMFAADEEEVARKKLKRASDEEHAKQSKVVGVDGVVKASSRIVPCF from the coding sequence ATGGCTGTGCCACTGCCCGAGCCcgctgccgccatggccgacgTGAACTGCCGCTGCAGCCGCGTCGTCTACGTCGGCAACATCGCCTTCCACGCCACCGAGGCCGAGCTCCGCGACGCCTGCGAGCTCATCGGCCCCGTCCGctccctccgcctcgccgccctcgaCCCGGCCACCAACAAGCGCAAGGGCTACGCCTTCGTCGAGTACGCCGACGACGAGACGGCCCGCAGCGCCCTCCGCAACCTCCacggccacctcctccgcggccgcgagctccgcgtcggcctcgccgcccgcccaaGCATCAggcgccgcggtggcggcggcggcggcgagcgcgagccCGTCGGCATGGAGGACGCCGTCCACGCCGCGTCGCTCGTGGTGTCGGGGCGGCCACTCGCGTCCGTGACGAGGTACCTGGCGGCGCGGTCGAGGCAGGAGGTGCGGGAGATGGTGGCCGCGCTGGAGGCCACCGAGCAGCTGAAGATTCCCGGGCTGGGCACCGCCATGGAGCAGGCGCAGCGGCTGCTGGAGAtgttcgccgccgacgaggaggaggtggccaggAAGAAGCTGAAGCGCGCGAGCGATGAAGAGCACGCGAAGCAGAGCAAGGTGGTCGGGGTTGATGGCGTCGTCAAGGCTTCTTCACGCATCGTCCCCTGCTTCTGA
- the LOC9272659 gene encoding uncharacterized protein, producing the protein MNPPPQKPERRGNSLTDLNDDVLSEIFFRIPPGDPGVLVRLSVVCKSWRRLLTDRDFLRGYRAFHRAPPILGFFCAEFGRTTFVPTTAFRPIIPSADWLLCDSRHGRALFDAYGLPVRLLVSDPMTGAERLLDAPERWRNIHWSATQWSAAVLCADSNSDHLDCHGGDAFGVALVGTDVAGTTHAALYSSATDAWSGPASIDHHPDAFVQARRPSVLVGNALYFLCDNNTSIVEFDMATMTLSVIPSPPLPEDVHGALLMTAEGGGLGFAAVLERSNLHLWSKSMDQWEHLEDVRDLKTLLPRGSISMMNNVLIGFADGGVRVVVVRSYHGPFIVELGSTGPARVALRRSGIYAVFPYTSFCTPAAATTTE; encoded by the exons ATGAATCCGCCGCCGCAGAAGCCGGAGCGCCGCGGCAACTCGCTGACTGATCTGAACGACGACGTCCTCTCCGAAATCTTCTTCCGCATCCCGCCGGGCGACCCCGGGGTCCTCGTCCGCCTCTCCGTCGTCTGCAAGTCgtggcgccgcctcctcaccgACCGCGACTTCCTCCGCGGCTACCGCGCCTTCCACCGAGCGCCTCCGATCCTGGGCTTCTTCTGCGCAGAGTTTGGGCGCACCACATTCGTCCCCACCACCGCCTTCCGCCCGATCATTCCCAGCGCCGACTGGCTACTCTGCGACTCCCGCCATGGCCGCGCCCTCTTCGACGCCTACGGGTTACCCGTGCGGCTCCTCGTGTCGGACCCCATGACCGGCGCGGAGCGGCTGCTGGACGCGCCGGAGCGCTGGAGGAACATCCACTGGAGCGCGACGCAGTGGAGCGCAGCGGTGCTCTGC GCTGATTCCAACAGCgaccatctcgactgccacggcggcgacgcctTCGGCGTGGCGCTGGTGGGCACCGACGTCGCGGGAACCACGCACGCCGCCCTCTACTCGTCGGCGACCGACGCGTGGAGCGGCCCGGCCTCCATTGATCACCACCCCGACGCCTTCGTCCAGGCGAGAAGGCCAAGCGTCCTCGTGGGGAACGCGCTCTACTTCCTCTGTGACAACAACACCAGCATCGTCGAGTTCGACATGGCCACGATGACGCTGTCGGTgatcccctcgccgccgctacCGGAGGATGTGCACGGCGCTCTCCTCATGACGGCGGAGGGTGGCGGGCTCGGGTTCGCCGCCGTGCTGGAGCGGTCCAACCTCCACCTGTGGTCGAAGTCGATGGATCAATGGGAGCACCTCGAAGATGTCAGGGACCTCAAGACGCTGCTCCCCCGGGGTTCAATCTCCATGATGAACAATGTGTTGATCGGCTTCGCCGACGGTGGCGTTCGTGTGGTTGTCGTCAGGTCGTACCATGGCCCCTTCATCGTTGAGCTGGGATCAACTGGACCAGCGAGGGTGGCCTTGAGGAGAAGTGGAATCTACGCTGTATTTCCCTACACGAGCTTCTGCACTCCAG ccgccgccacgacgACAGAATGA